The Blastopirellula marina genome includes a region encoding these proteins:
- the glmS gene encoding glutamine--fructose-6-phosphate transaminase (isomerizing), with product MCGIVGYVGNSRAADFLLEGLRRLEYRGYDSAGIAAMDNYDDIHIVKSAGRIAALADQLALEMPIGSTGIGHTRWATHGPATQANAHPHAGPSGEVVVVHNGVIENYAALKTRLQQKGYIFRSDTDTEVIAYMLEDALKQLPIGSCQAPSDEELVALVQTVLAKLQGTYGVGILFRSRPDLIIAARLGSPLVIGVSEDAHYLASDASPLVGYTEKIVYLTDHQIALLKADSLQIAHRDLGEVAHSVEKLEIASGDVELGEFEHYMLKEIFEQPQSLENAMRGRLSLDNATAVFGGLNLSPQELRSVDRILLTACGTSWHAAMVGEYMIEEMARIPVEVEYASELRYRNPPVPQRTLVFGITQSGETADTLAALREMKRKGHPTLAICNVVGSSIAQEADGGIYLHAGPEVGVASTKAFTSQLAIMAMLGLYFGRLNHLSFDQGYRMIQALQALPDAVRQALNTREQAKKVAEKYQAVNNFLYLGRYFNFPVALEGALKLKEISYIHAEGYPAAELKHGPIALVDENTPSVFIMPQGVVYDKVMSNLQEIKARGGPVIAIANEDDHEIEKYADDVIRIPKVEEFLQPIVSVIPLQFIAYHIALLRGCDVDKPRNLAKSVTVE from the coding sequence ATGTGTGGAATTGTCGGATACGTTGGTAACTCGCGCGCAGCGGACTTCTTGCTGGAAGGTTTGCGGCGGCTTGAATATCGCGGATACGACAGTGCCGGCATCGCGGCGATGGATAACTACGACGATATCCACATCGTCAAGTCAGCCGGTCGGATTGCGGCTTTGGCCGATCAACTGGCACTTGAAATGCCAATCGGCTCCACAGGAATTGGTCACACGCGTTGGGCAACGCATGGTCCTGCCACGCAAGCCAATGCTCACCCACATGCCGGCCCCAGCGGCGAAGTTGTCGTTGTACATAACGGCGTGATCGAGAATTACGCCGCCCTTAAGACGCGGCTGCAACAGAAAGGCTATATCTTCCGGTCGGATACGGATACGGAAGTGATCGCCTATATGCTGGAAGATGCGCTAAAGCAATTGCCCATCGGTTCATGTCAAGCTCCTTCCGACGAGGAACTGGTCGCGCTCGTGCAGACCGTGTTAGCCAAGCTTCAGGGAACCTATGGCGTTGGCATTCTATTCCGAAGTCGTCCCGATTTGATTATCGCAGCCAGGCTGGGAAGTCCCTTGGTAATCGGTGTCTCCGAGGATGCTCATTATCTGGCCAGTGATGCATCGCCCCTGGTCGGCTACACCGAGAAGATTGTCTATCTGACCGACCACCAGATTGCTTTGCTGAAGGCGGACTCGCTGCAAATTGCTCATCGTGACTTGGGAGAGGTCGCGCACAGTGTCGAGAAGCTCGAGATTGCTTCGGGAGATGTCGAGCTCGGTGAATTCGAACATTACATGCTGAAGGAAATCTTCGAGCAGCCGCAATCGCTGGAAAACGCAATGCGGGGACGTTTGAGCCTCGATAATGCCACGGCCGTATTTGGTGGCTTAAATTTGAGTCCCCAAGAGCTGAGGAGTGTCGATCGAATCTTACTCACCGCATGTGGAACGAGCTGGCACGCGGCCATGGTCGGCGAGTACATGATCGAGGAGATGGCTCGGATTCCAGTGGAAGTCGAGTACGCATCCGAACTTCGATATCGCAATCCACCTGTTCCTCAACGAACGTTGGTGTTCGGTATTACTCAAAGTGGTGAAACAGCCGATACCCTGGCAGCTTTGCGTGAAATGAAGCGGAAGGGGCATCCAACGCTGGCGATTTGCAATGTCGTGGGAAGTAGTATCGCGCAAGAGGCCGATGGTGGCATCTACTTACACGCGGGACCGGAAGTGGGTGTGGCATCGACTAAGGCATTCACATCTCAATTGGCCATCATGGCAATGCTGGGGCTGTACTTTGGTCGCTTGAATCATTTGAGTTTCGATCAAGGTTATCGAATGATCCAAGCCCTGCAGGCATTACCGGATGCCGTTCGCCAGGCTCTTAACACACGGGAACAAGCCAAGAAGGTTGCCGAGAAATATCAGGCGGTCAACAACTTCCTGTACCTTGGACGTTATTTCAACTTCCCGGTCGCTTTGGAAGGTGCCTTGAAGCTAAAGGAAATTAGCTACATTCACGCCGAGGGTTACCCAGCCGCCGAATTAAAGCATGGTCCCATTGCCTTGGTGGACGAGAATACGCCCAGCGTTTTCATCATGCCTCAGGGTGTTGTCTACGACAAAGTGATGAGCAATCTGCAGGAGATCAAAGCTCGTGGTGGCCCTGTGATTGCGATCGCAAATGAAGACGATCACGAAATCGAAAAGTACGCCGACGACGTCATTCGGATTCCGAAGGTGGAAGAGTTCCTGCAGCCAATCGTCTCGGTAATACCGCTGCAGTTCATTGCCTATCACATCGCACTCTTACGCGGCTGCGATGTCGACAAGCCGCGAAATTTGGCAAAGAGCGTGACGGTGGAGTAG
- the kdsB gene encoding 3-deoxy-manno-octulosonate cytidylyltransferase codes for MKPALALSLTSLVVIPARLQSSRLPQKLLLAETGKPLIQHTYEAACMARGTDGVIVATDHDSICQAVHTFGGEAVMTSETCASGTDRVAEVARSRPDVDIFINVQGDEPEISAEAIETVRHLLEANPDVSMATLATPIRCLEKLRDPACVKVVRAENGRALYFSRSPIPHVRDGFEEQLAAEPPVFFQHLGIYAYRRDFLLKLATAPPSPLEQLEKLEQLRVLEMGETILVGSIAEPSIGIDTPSDYAAFVRKMSNC; via the coding sequence ATGAAACCCGCACTCGCCCTCTCGCTGACAAGTCTTGTTGTGATTCCAGCACGACTTCAATCGTCCCGATTACCGCAAAAGCTTCTCTTGGCGGAAACCGGCAAGCCACTGATTCAGCATACTTACGAAGCGGCATGCATGGCTCGCGGAACCGATGGTGTGATCGTCGCGACCGATCACGATTCAATCTGCCAGGCCGTGCATACATTTGGCGGCGAAGCGGTCATGACCAGCGAAACGTGTGCTAGCGGGACCGATCGCGTTGCCGAAGTCGCCCGATCTCGGCCTGACGTGGATATCTTCATTAACGTTCAGGGAGACGAGCCGGAGATTTCAGCCGAGGCGATCGAAACGGTCCGACATCTTCTGGAAGCCAATCCCGATGTCTCGATGGCAACCTTGGCGACGCCGATTCGTTGCCTGGAAAAGTTGCGGGATCCCGCTTGCGTGAAAGTCGTTCGTGCTGAGAACGGTCGCGCCCTTTATTTCAGCCGCAGCCCGATCCCCCACGTTCGGGACGGATTCGAGGAACAACTCGCAGCGGAACCACCCGTTTTTTTCCAACATTTAGGCATCTATGCATATCGCCGGGACTTCCTGCTGAAACTGGCAACCGCCCCCCCTTCTCCCTTAGAGCAGTTGGAAAAGCTGGAGCAGCTTCGTGTTTTGGAAATGGGAGAGACAATTCTCGTCGGCTCAATTGCCGAACCAAGCATCGGAATCGACACGCCGAGCGACTATGCGGCGTTTGTCAGAAAGATGAGCAATTGCTAG
- a CDS encoding CTP synthase has protein sequence MAKHIFVTGGVVSSLGKGLTSASVGMLLEQRGLKVKMQKLDPYINVDPGTMSPYQHGEVYVLDDGSETDLDLGHYERFTNSPLTRDSNYTTGQIYMSVINKERRGEFLGKTVQVIPHITDEIKSVIRKLGDDDTDVIITEIGGTVGDIESQPFLEAIRQFPQTVGRENCLFIHLTLVPYLKAAGELKTKPTQHSVGQLREIGIQPDILICRTERNLSRDDREKIALFCNVPIEAVIEEKDKDFSIYEVPISLHDNQLDDLIATKLGLPQVSAVDLTPWHEILHTLRYPDHEISIAVVGKYAEHKDAYKSIYEAIDHAGIHHKSQIRIGRIQSEALETEGAERMLAGFDGILVPGGFGERGIEGKIDAIRYARQRGIPFLGICLGMQCAAIEFARNVVNLEGAHSTEFDKHTPHPIIGLLDEQKNITDKGGTMRLGTQPCALAEGSKAREAYGEDEISERHRHRYEFNNVYRDQFRSNGMSFAGLKPDKSLVEILEIDEHPWFVAVQFHPEFKSKPIQAHPLFAGFVGAAIARRHRDAKKNDAQPTESPSQQAADA, from the coding sequence ATGGCAAAACACATTTTCGTCACCGGCGGCGTTGTCAGTTCACTAGGAAAAGGGTTGACCAGCGCATCGGTCGGGATGCTGCTCGAACAGCGTGGTCTGAAGGTCAAGATGCAGAAGCTTGACCCCTACATCAACGTCGATCCCGGCACCATGAGCCCTTATCAGCATGGCGAAGTCTACGTGCTGGATGACGGTAGCGAAACCGACCTCGACCTGGGACACTACGAGCGTTTCACCAACAGTCCGCTCACCCGCGATTCCAATTACACGACCGGACAGATCTACATGTCCGTGATCAACAAGGAACGTCGTGGCGAATTCCTGGGCAAGACGGTTCAAGTCATTCCGCACATCACCGACGAAATCAAATCGGTGATTCGTAAGCTAGGGGATGACGATACCGATGTGATCATCACCGAAATCGGAGGAACCGTTGGCGACATCGAGAGTCAGCCGTTCCTGGAAGCGATTCGCCAATTTCCACAAACCGTCGGTCGCGAAAACTGCTTGTTCATTCACTTGACGCTGGTCCCTTACCTTAAGGCCGCTGGTGAACTGAAGACCAAGCCAACCCAGCACTCGGTGGGACAGTTGCGTGAAATCGGTATCCAGCCAGACATCCTGATCTGCCGAACCGAACGCAACCTCAGCCGTGACGATCGCGAGAAGATCGCCCTGTTCTGTAACGTACCGATCGAGGCCGTCATTGAGGAGAAGGACAAGGACTTCTCAATCTACGAAGTGCCGATCAGTCTACACGACAACCAACTCGACGACTTGATCGCAACCAAACTAGGTCTCCCTCAAGTTTCGGCGGTTGACCTGACGCCATGGCATGAAATTTTGCACACGCTGCGTTACCCCGATCACGAGATCAGCATCGCCGTTGTTGGAAAATACGCTGAGCACAAGGATGCCTATAAGTCGATTTACGAAGCGATTGATCATGCCGGCATTCATCACAAGTCGCAAATTCGCATCGGACGTATCCAGAGTGAAGCTCTCGAAACGGAGGGTGCGGAACGAATGCTTGCCGGCTTCGACGGCATCCTGGTACCAGGCGGATTCGGCGAACGTGGCATCGAGGGAAAGATCGATGCAATTCGCTATGCCCGCCAACGTGGAATTCCGTTTCTCGGAATCTGCCTTGGAATGCAGTGCGCTGCAATCGAGTTCGCACGGAATGTAGTGAACCTGGAAGGTGCTCACTCAACCGAGTTCGACAAGCATACGCCTCACCCGATTATCGGTTTGCTCGACGAGCAAAAGAACATCACCGACAAGGGGGGAACCATGCGACTTGGCACCCAACCATGTGCTTTGGCGGAAGGATCGAAGGCTCGCGAAGCTTACGGTGAGGATGAAATCTCTGAGCGTCATCGCCATCGCTACGAATTCAACAACGTTTACCGCGATCAGTTCCGCAGCAACGGGATGAGCTTTGCCGGCCTAAAACCAGACAAGTCGCTGGTCGAGATCTTGGAAATCGACGAGCATCCTTGGTTCGTGGCAGTTCAGTTCCACCCTGAATTTAAAAGCAAGCCAATCCAGGCTCACCCTCTGTTCGCTGGCTTCGTCGGCGCGGCAATCGCCCGTCGTCATCGCGACGCAAAAAAAAATGACGCTCAGCCCACGGAAAGCCCTTCGCAGCAGGCCGCGGACGCCTGA
- a CDS encoding DUF1844 domain-containing protein: MSEDPEKKIVVDSDWKEQVRQEKKKLHGEESPESQTEPTSEPTPPSQQPEETASSPGGYALPKPDFTFLISMLATQAFSALGQIPDPASGQTQKHPEVAKHMIELLAVLEEKTQGNLEAQEKLALENILHELRMAYVANK, translated from the coding sequence ATGAGCGAAGACCCCGAAAAGAAGATCGTCGTCGATAGCGACTGGAAAGAACAAGTTCGCCAAGAGAAGAAAAAGCTTCATGGCGAAGAATCTCCGGAATCTCAAACGGAGCCCACAAGCGAGCCGACTCCTCCCTCGCAACAACCGGAAGAGACCGCTTCGAGCCCAGGGGGCTACGCGTTACCCAAGCCTGACTTCACGTTTCTGATTTCGATGCTTGCAACCCAGGCGTTTTCTGCGTTGGGGCAGATCCCAGATCCGGCATCAGGGCAAACCCAAAAACATCCGGAAGTCGCCAAGCATATGATCGAGCTCCTCGCTGTGCTCGAAGAGAAGACCCAAGGCAACTTGGAAGCTCAGGAAAAGTTGGCTTTGGAAAACATCCTTCACGAACTGCGGATGGCTTACGTCGCAAATAAATAG
- a CDS encoding division/cell wall cluster transcriptional repressor MraZ — MGSDEFILGEFSRTLDDRFRLSIPTQITDLLAPKEDDLILVKERPGCLSLWNGPQWQGKLDAGVNLVHAKIAAGKLENRIADVQLLGRLLSTRQRNVTLAGKGRLLIPEGFREFLGVEAGGEVLIVGAAVCVEIWKPESWLQNLEEKMPEFRSLLDQLSG, encoded by the coding sequence ATGGGGTCAGACGAGTTCATTCTGGGCGAATTCAGCCGCACGCTGGACGACCGGTTTCGGCTGTCGATTCCCACGCAAATAACCGACCTCCTTGCACCCAAGGAGGACGACCTCATCCTCGTCAAGGAACGGCCAGGTTGCCTCAGCTTATGGAACGGACCGCAGTGGCAGGGCAAGCTCGATGCGGGTGTGAATCTGGTTCACGCCAAGATCGCCGCGGGCAAGCTGGAGAACCGCATTGCCGACGTTCAGTTGCTAGGTCGGTTGCTTTCCACGCGTCAACGCAACGTTACGTTGGCTGGAAAAGGGAGATTGCTGATACCGGAGGGATTTCGGGAATTCTTGGGCGTAGAAGCCGGCGGCGAAGTGTTGATCGTCGGTGCCGCAGTTTGCGTCGAAATCTGGAAGCCCGAGTCTTGGCTGCAGAATCTAGAAGAGAAGATGCCCGAGTTCCGATCGCTATTGGATCAACTCAGCGGCTAA
- a CDS encoding beta-ketoacyl-[acyl-carrier-protein] synthase family protein, which produces MTIEDAKDPVVITGIGLITSVGQDRESTWASIQRGTCGIRRMTGISPIEDNLVLGAPVEVPDGYEPRLKLLTLNEIAAAEALQDSQVDMGSVDRTRFGCAVSAGMGDARSIFDVVDIPGGSWPVPGGLPHEQFFPCTPSYHVAHKFQLEGPRLSHSTACASGLVELGCAVRAIRDGQCDIALAGSAEAIDPLFVAGFRKMRVLSDDADPVRACRPFDKTRNGFVIGEGAAMFVVERLSHALARGAKIYAEVLGCRMLAEAHHVTGIDMTSDALERLLRITLKSSDLGPRDIDYVNCHGTGTQQNDVNEARGIRAAFGPFASRLCASSVKSMIGHLLNASGSVELAMTALALRDGFVPPTSNLRSIDPEVDIDCVPLVGRQLRIQHALKLSVAFGGHLVAVALRRWNDSQSGFAYPELPEDIRRAA; this is translated from the coding sequence GTGACCATAGAAGACGCGAAAGACCCGGTCGTGATCACCGGAATCGGCTTGATCACGTCCGTTGGACAGGATCGGGAATCGACCTGGGCGTCGATTCAGCGCGGAACTTGCGGCATTCGCCGAATGACGGGCATCTCGCCGATTGAAGACAACCTTGTATTAGGCGCCCCGGTCGAAGTGCCGGATGGGTACGAGCCCCGCCTCAAGCTTCTTACGCTCAACGAGATTGCAGCGGCGGAAGCTTTGCAGGACTCCCAGGTAGACATGGGAAGTGTCGATCGAACTCGTTTCGGCTGTGCGGTTAGCGCCGGCATGGGAGATGCGCGTTCGATCTTCGATGTTGTCGATATCCCTGGTGGAAGCTGGCCCGTACCAGGCGGCTTGCCACACGAACAGTTCTTCCCCTGCACTCCTTCTTATCATGTTGCTCATAAGTTCCAGTTAGAGGGACCACGTCTCTCCCATTCCACGGCCTGTGCCAGTGGACTGGTCGAACTTGGCTGTGCAGTCCGTGCGATCCGGGATGGTCAGTGCGACATTGCCCTCGCTGGCAGTGCCGAAGCGATCGACCCCCTTTTCGTCGCCGGTTTCCGCAAGATGCGCGTCCTGTCAGATGATGCCGACCCTGTTCGAGCATGCCGCCCTTTCGACAAAACCCGCAATGGTTTCGTCATTGGGGAAGGCGCCGCAATGTTTGTGGTTGAACGCTTAAGTCACGCCCTAGCTCGAGGTGCGAAGATCTACGCTGAGGTGCTAGGATGCCGCATGCTGGCCGAAGCGCACCATGTAACGGGCATTGATATGACTAGTGACGCCTTGGAGCGTCTTCTACGAATCACCCTCAAGTCGAGCGACCTCGGTCCACGCGACATTGATTACGTCAACTGCCACGGTACCGGTACCCAGCAGAATGATGTGAATGAAGCTCGCGGCATCCGAGCGGCCTTCGGACCGTTCGCCAGCCGCCTTTGTGCAAGCAGTGTTAAATCAATGATCGGACACTTACTGAATGCGTCGGGAAGTGTCGAACTGGCAATGACCGCTCTCGCACTCCGCGATGGCTTTGTCCCACCGACCTCAAATCTTCGCAGCATCGACCCAGAAGTCGACATCGACTGCGTTCCTTTAGTAGGACGACAGCTCCGCATTCAGCACGCGTTGAAACTTTCTGTTGCCTTTGGCGGTCACTTGGTGGCAGTTGCCTTGCGACGCTGGAACGACTCCCAAAGCGGCTTCGCCTATCCGGAACTCCCGGAAGACATTCGCCGCGCGGCTTAG
- the mdoH gene encoding glucans biosynthesis glucosyltransferase MdoH, with translation MSHLSSTTDVSALYGHTFGANPMGSVLPTLPSHSTISDTDIRAAKAVVADYLRDLGLTDPDFIASESKRIVNHSLEAIADDPKANGKRLRKMAIRQTVKKLAKWVQAIEVEYGDGSSPTPPGVIGAHLPELLNQHPQVWGDDSLPEHFVASAHTKRKQVVPQSVPKEMTKQKLPLLPRWGKQIAETIGLMRPANKRATESPESPASENCSVVNCFNVTRGLLAFLTLLTTATASAAYWETVSATGVFQYPLVGLFVLLFFWIAFSFWTATMGLASILMSKKQKEAVEPDDPNYLTGLPRSAILMPIYNEDTSSVMSNLKAVALSLKSLGAAEKFDLFVLSDTTNPDVWLEEERAWAKLVIDLPEQCRVYYRHRAKNTSRKAGNIADFCQRWGDHYPYMTVLDADSVMSGETLVEMVRRMENDPKIGILQVPPTPVNRQSFFARTQQFAAQVYGRVFLEGFALWSECDGNYWGHNAIIRIKPFMEHCDLPVLPGSGPLGGEILSHDFVEAALMRRAGWKICLAHDLQGSYEECPTTMLDYAQRDQRWCQGNMQHMGLLLADGFHPASRLHLSMGVMSYLSSPLWLVFLTLSLVAAYLGGDASAAGINPWLAGGLFAATMGMLLIPKAYGLLALMLRPQPQDSPAIRKRAWLGVLLETGVAILIAPIMMLLHSQFVLATLRGKKVKWNAQQRDDTGVSLTDALMMHWAHTLIGVTAATVLFFAAPSFLFWLSPVLVGLIFSVPLSMLLGSLEVGKKLKEEGLLLINEEVEAPKVLKVQRQALALAFRSKQSGPKGDLFELVLQDPAYLVLHLGILRTTDREIPIFRDQMMEIQAVVKRDGVQALPPNIRFQIQNNRYAMEQLHIQLRAQRTPKSPLAYR, from the coding sequence ATGTCCCATTTAAGTTCAACCACTGACGTCAGTGCTCTTTACGGGCACACTTTCGGCGCCAACCCGATGGGCTCGGTATTACCGACTCTTCCTTCGCATTCAACGATCTCGGATACGGATATTCGGGCAGCGAAAGCAGTCGTTGCTGACTACTTACGGGACCTCGGTTTGACCGATCCTGATTTCATAGCTTCCGAGAGCAAGCGAATAGTTAACCATTCGCTCGAAGCAATTGCGGATGATCCCAAGGCCAACGGAAAACGGTTGCGAAAAATGGCGATCCGCCAAACCGTTAAGAAGTTAGCCAAGTGGGTTCAGGCGATTGAAGTGGAGTACGGTGATGGTAGTTCACCGACTCCCCCAGGCGTGATCGGCGCTCATCTTCCTGAATTGTTAAACCAACATCCACAGGTATGGGGCGATGATTCGCTGCCGGAACATTTTGTGGCCTCGGCTCATACAAAACGAAAGCAGGTCGTTCCTCAGTCAGTGCCGAAGGAAATGACGAAGCAAAAACTTCCGTTGTTGCCTCGTTGGGGAAAGCAAATTGCCGAAACAATAGGCCTGATGCGTCCTGCAAATAAGCGAGCAACCGAATCGCCCGAGTCCCCGGCTTCGGAGAATTGCTCGGTCGTTAATTGCTTTAACGTTACCCGCGGACTTTTGGCGTTCTTGACGCTGCTTACCACTGCTACAGCTTCTGCTGCGTACTGGGAAACGGTCTCGGCGACCGGCGTTTTTCAGTATCCATTAGTCGGTCTGTTTGTGCTCTTGTTCTTCTGGATCGCCTTCAGTTTTTGGACAGCCACGATGGGGCTGGCTTCGATCCTGATGTCGAAGAAACAGAAGGAAGCAGTTGAGCCTGACGATCCCAATTATCTGACTGGCCTGCCACGTAGTGCCATCTTAATGCCAATCTATAACGAAGACACTTCAAGCGTGATGTCCAACCTGAAAGCGGTTGCGCTGTCGCTGAAGTCACTTGGTGCCGCGGAAAAGTTCGACTTGTTCGTTCTGTCTGATACGACCAATCCCGATGTGTGGCTGGAAGAGGAACGGGCTTGGGCGAAGCTAGTGATTGATCTTCCCGAGCAGTGCCGCGTTTACTATCGCCATCGTGCGAAAAACACGAGTCGCAAAGCCGGGAACATTGCAGACTTCTGCCAACGATGGGGTGACCACTATCCCTACATGACGGTTCTCGATGCAGACAGTGTCATGTCCGGCGAGACTCTCGTTGAAATGGTTCGCCGAATGGAGAATGATCCGAAGATCGGTATCCTTCAGGTTCCACCAACGCCGGTCAATCGTCAGTCGTTTTTTGCTCGTACCCAACAGTTTGCAGCTCAAGTTTACGGACGCGTATTCCTCGAGGGATTCGCTCTCTGGTCTGAATGCGATGGCAACTACTGGGGACATAATGCGATCATTCGCATCAAGCCATTCATGGAACATTGCGACTTGCCAGTACTGCCAGGTAGCGGCCCATTAGGTGGTGAGATTTTAAGCCACGACTTTGTGGAAGCCGCGTTGATGCGCCGAGCGGGGTGGAAAATCTGTCTCGCTCACGATTTACAAGGCAGTTACGAAGAATGCCCCACCACCATGTTGGACTATGCTCAACGTGATCAACGTTGGTGCCAAGGCAACATGCAGCACATGGGCTTGTTGCTGGCGGACGGCTTCCACCCGGCAAGTCGATTGCATTTGAGCATGGGTGTGATGAGCTATCTCTCGTCGCCACTGTGGTTGGTGTTTCTAACGTTGTCGTTGGTGGCGGCATATTTGGGGGGTGACGCGTCGGCCGCCGGGATTAATCCTTGGCTGGCTGGCGGTTTGTTCGCTGCCACGATGGGGATGCTTTTGATACCCAAGGCATATGGACTTCTCGCTTTGATGCTTCGACCTCAGCCGCAAGACTCGCCAGCGATTCGCAAACGAGCTTGGCTGGGGGTGTTGCTAGAAACAGGCGTAGCGATCCTGATTGCTCCGATCATGATGCTTTTGCACAGTCAGTTCGTGCTGGCAACATTACGAGGTAAAAAGGTGAAATGGAATGCTCAGCAACGCGATGACACTGGTGTCTCTCTCACCGACGCGTTGATGATGCACTGGGCTCACACACTGATTGGCGTAACCGCCGCAACCGTATTGTTCTTTGCCGCTCCGAGCTTCCTGTTCTGGCTATCGCCGGTATTGGTCGGCCTGATCTTCTCGGTACCGCTCTCCATGCTTCTGGGAAGCTTGGAAGTTGGTAAGAAACTAAAGGAAGAGGGGCTGCTATTGATCAATGAGGAAGTCGAGGCTCCGAAAGTACTGAAGGTGCAACGTCAGGCTCTTGCTCTAGCATTCCGCTCGAAGCAGTCCGGACCGAAGGGCGACTTGTTCGAGTTGGTGCTGCAGGATCCTGCCTACTTGGTACTTCACCTGGGCATTTTGCGGACAACCGATCGAGAGATTCCAATTTTCCGTGATCAGATGATGGAGATCCAAGCGGTGGTCAAACGGGACGGTGTTCAAGCACTACCGCCGAATATCCGATTCCAGATCCAAAACAACCGCTACGCGATGGAGCAGTTGCACATCCAATTGCGTGCCCAGCGAACGCCCAAATCGCCGTTAGCCTACCGATAG
- a CDS encoding glucan biosynthesis protein, with the protein MRSISKAKRRRWTLCVLALFAVCASEGLPVDIQSSVIAAENDDPIFQAMQAKAADVASKPYEASHELPEQLKDLNYDTYRLIAFEHEKSIWKPEGLPFWMELFHRGYIYRDEVQVYLLPPDSTSVEAAQRLDFDPSRFQYRGELDGLKPPKDLGYAGLKVIGKFPNSKHPLEIASFLGASYFRAISPGQFYGTSSRGLAVDIGLAKPEEFPVFREFWVEQPKADSKEFRVWALMESPSVTGAYAFVIHPDETMTIDVNAKLHFRKVPEKVGLAPLTSMWMWGLGKEGPENDPRPRVHDADSLLIQTGENSWIRRSLNRLDFPSLSNYDAKELHGFGLMQSERSPARYNDDEAKYSLRPSVWITPSEPWRDGTVQLLELPSDHEGIDNIGAYWVAKQPVAIDKPIELEYEIAFLHQAPKQHSLAKVTDFRVERSDKSSLSLTVVFQGDNLSTLPTERQLLSQIEVQRGSAQEVVVRRTALNTVEVSCKLIPDGPYAMEMEVILKVEDELLSESWRYLCPI; encoded by the coding sequence ATGCGTTCCATTTCGAAAGCAAAGCGTCGCCGATGGACGTTATGTGTGCTCGCTCTGTTCGCCGTTTGCGCTAGCGAAGGTCTGCCAGTGGACATCCAATCGTCCGTGATCGCCGCTGAGAACGATGATCCGATTTTCCAAGCCATGCAGGCGAAAGCTGCTGATGTCGCATCGAAGCCCTACGAAGCTTCCCATGAACTTCCCGAGCAATTGAAAGACTTGAACTATGACACCTATCGATTGATCGCCTTCGAACACGAGAAATCGATCTGGAAACCGGAAGGTCTGCCGTTCTGGATGGAGCTATTTCATCGCGGATACATTTACCGGGATGAAGTCCAGGTTTACCTTCTTCCGCCAGATAGCACTTCCGTTGAGGCGGCACAGCGGTTGGACTTTGATCCTTCACGGTTTCAGTATCGCGGTGAACTGGATGGCTTGAAGCCACCCAAAGATCTGGGTTACGCCGGACTCAAAGTCATTGGTAAGTTTCCAAACTCAAAACATCCGTTGGAGATCGCTTCATTTCTCGGGGCAAGTTATTTTCGAGCAATTTCGCCGGGGCAATTTTACGGAACCAGTTCTCGCGGTTTAGCCGTCGACATTGGCTTGGCTAAGCCGGAAGAATTTCCAGTATTTCGAGAATTCTGGGTCGAGCAACCGAAGGCTGATTCAAAGGAATTTCGTGTCTGGGCGTTGATGGAAAGTCCCAGCGTGACGGGTGCGTATGCGTTTGTGATTCACCCGGATGAAACGATGACGATCGACGTCAATGCGAAACTTCATTTCCGCAAAGTGCCAGAGAAGGTAGGACTTGCTCCGCTGACCAGTATGTGGATGTGGGGACTCGGAAAAGAGGGGCCTGAGAACGACCCACGTCCGAGGGTACACGACGCAGATAGTTTGCTGATTCAAACGGGTGAAAATAGTTGGATACGTCGTTCGCTGAACCGTCTCGACTTCCCATCGCTCAGTAATTACGATGCCAAAGAGTTGCATGGTTTCGGCCTAATGCAATCCGAGCGGAGCCCCGCTCGCTACAACGACGACGAGGCGAAATATAGCTTGCGTCCGAGTGTTTGGATTACGCCGAGCGAACCATGGCGGGACGGAACCGTACAGCTTTTAGAACTTCCGTCCGATCATGAAGGGATTGATAACATTGGCGCCTACTGGGTTGCCAAGCAGCCAGTTGCAATCGATAAACCGATTGAGCTGGAATATGAAATTGCATTCCTCCACCAGGCACCAAAGCAACATTCGCTTGCAAAGGTGACTGACTTCCGGGTTGAACGCTCGGACAAATCCTCCCTCTCTCTCACCGTCGTTTTTCAGGGCGACAACCTATCCACGCTTCCAACGGAACGCCAGTTGCTATCTCAAATTGAGGTACAGCGAGGCAGCGCGCAAGAGGTCGTCGTCCGGCGGACCGCGCTTAATACGGTGGAAGTCTCGTGCAAGTTGATCCCGGACGGACCCTATGCCATGGAGATGGAGGTCATCCTCAAGGTCGAGGACGAGCTACTCTCTGAATCGTGGAGATATCTATGTCCCATTTAA